The Gossypium hirsutum isolate 1008001.06 chromosome A13, Gossypium_hirsutum_v2.1, whole genome shotgun sequence nucleotide sequence CATCAAATTTATGACATCGGATGTTAATGATACAGGCACAAGGTTGGCATCAGGTACATTAATCCCATTTTGCGAGCTGTTTCGGATTTCTAATGTGGGTACGagttaaagaaaattattaaaagaaaaaagtgtATGAATCACAATAAACAAGATTTATTTGTTTGATATAAAGGATATCTCTTATTTACACCATCAGCTGAAAGGAGATCCCTGACTTGCTCATTGTAAATTTCAAGCATTTGCACTGAAATATCATAGGAAATGGTTTCTTTCCTCTGGTTTGAGATATGAAATAGATCACTCAATGCCCTGTAGTTTACACCTAAACCTTCTTCGGTAAGCTCCTTTGGGCCTGTCTGGATTCATCAATGGGATGAATTAGCATAAACTCTTAGTCCGAGTAACATAGATTATCAGTGCAGTGAAAAGATGATGCATCTCTTACCATGGTGTGAGTCTTCCCTGATCCAGTTTGGCCATAAGCAAATATACAAACATTATAACCATCGAGAACAGATCGAACCAAAGGTTGCATGTCGGAGAAAACCTCAGCTGCGGGCAACGAGAGTTCATGTCAGGAAAGTCTTGCAGGCTGCAAAAGATTGACATTCGACATGGATAAAAAATCATAGCTAAAACACAACTCCATTTTGAATCTCTAACCTTGGCTTACAGATGGGCCGAATACTTTGTTAAAAGTGAATGCTTTCCttgcttcttttccatttttCGAATGTGTAAGAATTGTTATAGTTCTTTCATCCATGTGATCTACTGAACTTAAAGTGTTGGATTGCCCGGGCTTGAACGGCCTTACCCTGCAGTACACTCTTATATTCCCTGGAACAAATGCAATTGAGATTTTCATTTGAATCTGATATATTCACTCAATCAAACGTTGCCACTGTTTAAGACTGCTACCTTTCAAGTCCTGCACTTGGTTGTATAACTTTCGGTTTTCTTCCAGAACTCTTTGATATCCCGAAGCCGCATTAGCAAGACTACATAAGTGTTTACCTATTAAAAGAAGCTAGAATGAGAAATTATTACATCTTAATTTGAAGAACAGGCGAAGTCAAGTTTATACCTAGATTGAAAACATCTTCTTGGTATGTCATCTGCAGAACTTGCATACAGGTTTTTGTTGAACAAAGACAATGCTTCAGTTCCTAGAGGTACAGATAAATCAACTACAGCTTCCTTGTTGAAGATCATGGAAATTTTTGTAACTTGAACCAATGCTAATTGCAAATTACCTGAATATCTCGTCGTTGTCGTTCAACCAATGCGTGCAGTTTCAAAACATGTTGCATCGGCTCTTCATTAGCATCGGACTTGTAATCGTAAAGTTCCTTTCTTTCTGACGCGATTGATGATGATTCATCTCCAACCATTTCCTCAGCTGAGGAGGCCTTTACTTCAACCCCTTCAGCCTTCACCattacattatttaaattattccGACACATTTACAAGATAATCACATGAAGCAAATCATTCGGCCTACCTTGTCATCACATGAAGCTGTTTGCGAAAGAGAATGACCAGTTGCTGATTCTTCCATAGCTTTTGCAGTAATTTTAGTCTGTCAAATTACCAAAAACATGTTTATTTGAGATCACACTAACAATCTTTCAAGTGTTGTGAAGAATTAAAAGCTTCTTACCAGCTCCTTGTGGCTTGCCAAGCGACTCTCCAACTCTTCCGATAGTTTATTGATCATAGATTCCACAATCTGTTATTAACCAAAAGAGTCTTACAACACATGGATTCGATCCCCCAAAAGGTTTACAGCACAAGGATCTTACCATTGGAATCTCTTCCTGTTTCTTATCCGAAAGAGCTGCACGAACTAGAATCCCAAAAGAACTTACAGAGCCCTGAAGATAAGAGTGAAAAGGAGGTATTGGATTAGATGTTAGATGAAATAAATGAAGTAGCatgaaaatgaaaagagaaaagctcACTAACTGCTTCAATGGAGTCTGATTGGTCACTACAAAAGCTATCCAAAGATTTCTCACTAAAACTGGAATTCAGGGATTCACTTCTTTTTCTTGAGAGGGACTTGGCTATCCCGAAACCTGCGGGTTTTGAATTTGCAGAGTATTTCCATGTACCAATTCTACCACTTTGTTTCCATTCACCGTACGACTTTAATGCTAGAACACAGTTCACTACCCTTGAAGATTTCCCACCCTGCAAAAAGAAATTCAATCAAGAACCCTCATTTTGAGTGAGTATGATTGGAGGATCATATCTCCATATCGGTGTTTCAATATGCATTGAACACGGATGTCGAGCACGAGTTCTAACCTGTTCCAAATCAGAGGTCTCAAAAGTTGGAAGCCCCATTTCTTGAATAGCTACACGGAAGTTTCTCACATTTTCAAAGTACTGATATGCTGAGAAAGCAGACCCATCAGAAAGAATAACAGAATCACAAGCTCCTTCAACTacctataatttaaaaaaaaaaaaaaaaggaatttggGTAGGCAAGTTAACCAAGAAAATGTAAAACTTTCAGGGAAAATTGTTGCTGGAACTATATACCTTTGGCACTGATCCAGGTTGAACCTTGTTAAGAACATTGCAAAGGATTATGCCACTTCGCAATCCGTGCATAAATTCTTCCTCAGAAGGTTCAGCTGGTAAATCTTTGCCCCCAACCACACCAACTGTTCTTCTCAGCCAGCCAGCAGCTTCATATCTTCTTAAAGCTTCACAAATATAACAATGGC carries:
- the LOC107957224 gene encoding kinesin-like protein KIN-14G isoform X2; amino-acid sequence: MGLPTFETSDLEQGGKSSRVVNCVLALKSYGEWKQSGRIGTWKYSANSKPAGFGIAKSLSRKRSESLNSSFSEKSLDSFCSDQSDSIEAGSVSSFGILVRAALSDKKQEEIPMIVESMINKLSEELESRLASHKELTKITAKAMEESATGHSLSQTASCDDKAEGVEVKASSAEEMVGDESSSIASERKELYDYKSDANEEPMQHVLKLHALVERQRRDIQELKHCLCSTKTCMQVLQMTYQEDVFNLGKHLCSLANAASGYQRVLEENRKLYNQVQDLKGNIRVYCRVRPFKPGQSNTLSSVDHMDERTITILTHSKNGKEARKAFTFNKVFGPSVSQAEVFSDMQPLVRSVLDGYNVCIFAYGQTGSGKTHTMTGPKELTEEGLGVNYRALSDLFHISNQRKETISYDISVQMLEIYNEQVRDLLSADGVNKRLEIRNSSQNGINVPDANLVPVSLTSDVINLMSIGHKNRSVCSTALNDRSSRSHSCLTVHVQGRDLTSGNILRGSMHLVDLAGSERVDKSEVVGNRLKEAQHINKSLSALGDVISSLASRSSHVPYRNSKLTQLLQDSLGGQAKTLMFVHIAPEYEALGETISTLKFAERVATVELGAAKVNKDSGEVKELKEQIASLKAALARKEGDPENLPGSPERNRSKLGSSPSFLKWKSLSDLSCSTVNTEYESSSTSRRDSLESRETLVNPSHWQPLGSPLSSSFTNEDDRDSEASGDWVDKVMVNKHDNMSTRPGKEVSNGQKLSDKFYQSYIPDPTKIYPEHSLHKMTTNKKGNRDFDDDSDRESVTSDCSESDSVSSSIPKITSSPNMFASKQKKPQSKTTAKSTEIRSSIPSLIPSPSSMRKSPSGVNPNLQKGKRKTGLSK
- the LOC107957224 gene encoding kinesin-like protein KIN-14G isoform X1, producing the protein MATETNLQVSVKSIFEDVLQQQGARSCNIYLDSRKSDESSLRRYEAAGWLRRTVGVVGGKDLPAEPSEEEFMHGLRSGIILCNVLNKVQPGSVPKVVEGACDSVILSDGSAFSAYQYFENVRNFRVAIQEMGLPTFETSDLEQGGKSSRVVNCVLALKSYGEWKQSGRIGTWKYSANSKPAGFGIAKSLSRKRSESLNSSFSEKSLDSFCSDQSDSIEAGSVSSFGILVRAALSDKKQEEIPMIVESMINKLSEELESRLASHKELTKITAKAMEESATGHSLSQTASCDDKAEGVEVKASSAEEMVGDESSSIASERKELYDYKSDANEEPMQHVLKLHALVERQRRDIQELKHCLCSTKTCMQVLQMTYQEDVFNLGKHLCSLANAASGYQRVLEENRKLYNQVQDLKGNIRVYCRVRPFKPGQSNTLSSVDHMDERTITILTHSKNGKEARKAFTFNKVFGPSVSQAEVFSDMQPLVRSVLDGYNVCIFAYGQTGSGKTHTMTGPKELTEEGLGVNYRALSDLFHISNQRKETISYDISVQMLEIYNEQVRDLLSADGVNKRLEIRNSSQNGINVPDANLVPVSLTSDVINLMSIGHKNRSVCSTALNDRSSRSHSCLTVHVQGRDLTSGNILRGSMHLVDLAGSERVDKSEVVGNRLKEAQHINKSLSALGDVISSLASRSSHVPYRNSKLTQLLQDSLGGQAKTLMFVHIAPEYEALGETISTLKFAERVATVELGAAKVNKDSGEVKELKEQIASLKAALARKEGDPENLPGSPERNRSKLGSSPSFLKWKSLSDLSCSTVNTEYESSSTSRRDSLESRETLVNPSHWQPLGSPLSSSFTNEDDRDSEASGDWVDKVMVNKHDNMSTRPGKEVSNGQKLSDKFYQSYIPDPTKIYPEHSLHKMTTNKKGNRDFDDDSDRESVTSDCSESDSVSSSIPKITSSPNMFASKQKKPQSKTTAKSTEIRSSIPSLIPSPSSMRKSPSGVNPNLQKGKRKTGLSK